The following are encoded in a window of Sutcliffiella horikoshii genomic DNA:
- the yiaA gene encoding inner membrane protein YiaA, whose protein sequence is MADMNENPLLKSNDKPKIKVERKEGEPTAAFKGASWAALVVGVSAYLIGLFNAAMELNEKGYYFAVLVFGLYAAVSLQKAVRDREEDIPVSGIYYGLSWFALVVSISLMAIGLYNAGSIILSEKGFYGMSFVLSLFAAITIQKNIRDTQNARERD, encoded by the coding sequence ATGGCAGACATGAACGAAAATCCGTTATTAAAAAGCAATGATAAACCGAAGATCAAAGTGGAAAGAAAAGAAGGGGAACCAACCGCCGCTTTTAAAGGGGCAAGTTGGGCGGCCCTTGTGGTAGGGGTTTCCGCTTATTTGATCGGACTGTTTAATGCGGCAATGGAGTTGAATGAGAAAGGGTATTATTTTGCTGTATTGGTATTCGGCCTGTATGCAGCCGTGTCCTTGCAAAAAGCGGTGCGAGATCGGGAAGAAGACATTCCTGTATCCGGCATCTACTACGGACTCAGCTGGTTTGCCCTTGTTGTTTCCATTTCGTTAATGGCAATCGGCCTTTATAATGCCGGAAGTATTATTTTAAGTGAAAAAGGATTTTACGGCATGTCATTTGTGCTCAGCTTATTTGCAGCCATCACCATTCAGAAGAATATTAGAGACACGCAAAACGCAAGAGAAAGAGATTAA
- a CDS encoding DUF350 domain-containing protein: protein MGSYLAAFGLYAGTAFVLLFVGLFLFDLTSRNEKIKLVAQGNTTAALVMGGKLLGLAFVIGSAIAHSVSFWDMVIWGVIGIVAQIVFYILAEVVTINYSIKDAINEDRVSVGILLMMFSLSIGWIIASSLTY from the coding sequence ATGGGAAGCTATTTAGCGGCTTTTGGTTTATATGCAGGAACAGCCTTTGTTTTGTTATTTGTTGGTTTATTTTTATTTGATCTAACTTCGAGAAATGAGAAGATCAAGCTTGTTGCACAAGGAAATACAACGGCAGCGCTTGTGATGGGGGGAAAACTGCTCGGTTTGGCATTTGTCATCGGGTCGGCCATCGCCCATTCGGTTTCTTTTTGGGATATGGTGATCTGGGGAGTTATTGGGATTGTGGCGCAAATCGTCTTTTACATACTTGCTGAAGTGGTCACAATCAATTACAGCATTAAAGATGCCATTAATGAAGATCGTGTGTCTGTAGGAATCTTATTGATGATGTTCTCCCTGTCCATTGGGTGGATTATTGCAAGTTCCTTAACTTACTAA
- a CDS encoding sulfite exporter TauE/SafE family protein, with product MEITAFILIILIASVLQTSTGFGFSILATPFLLLLFEPSEAIQINLILSLIISMALIMKIRKDIDFGILGRFVAGSVMGLPIGMTIFLLIDIDRLKLAVSLIILVLTVMLVLKFRIKQNKKRDLLVGGLSGLFTTSIGMPGPPLLLYFSGTNTEKEKLRGTTLAFFLFIYFVSLVIQMIFVGTNKTIWVSSLWGLPLVFVGLYVGQLLFKWINQRIFRIFTYIILIFTGIYLMIESLGFL from the coding sequence ATGGAGATAACAGCATTTATATTAATCATTCTAATCGCTTCTGTACTTCAAACGAGTACTGGTTTTGGCTTTTCGATTTTGGCTACGCCGTTTCTTCTTTTACTATTTGAACCAAGTGAAGCCATTCAAATAAACTTAATTTTGTCCTTGATCATTTCCATGGCCTTAATAATGAAAATTAGAAAAGACATTGATTTTGGGATACTTGGAAGGTTTGTGGCAGGGAGCGTTATGGGTCTGCCCATTGGAATGACGATTTTCCTGTTAATAGATATAGATAGATTGAAATTAGCAGTGAGCCTTATTATTTTAGTGCTGACAGTAATGCTCGTCTTAAAATTTCGTATTAAGCAAAATAAGAAGAGAGATTTACTTGTAGGTGGGCTATCAGGTTTGTTCACAACAAGTATAGGTATGCCTGGACCACCGTTGTTATTATATTTTTCAGGGACTAATACCGAAAAAGAAAAATTAAGGGGAACTACACTGGCCTTTTTTCTTTTTATATACTTTGTTAGTTTAGTCATTCAAATGATCTTTGTTGGGACAAATAAGACCATTTGGGTATCAAGTTTATGGGGCTTGCCTTTGGTCTTTGTAGGATTGTATGTAGGACAATTATTATTTAAATGGATTAATCAAAGAATTTTTCGTATATTTACATATATAATCTTAATTTTTACAGGAATTTACTTAATGATAGAGAGTTTGGGGTTTTTGTAA
- the mqo gene encoding malate dehydrogenase (quinone): MSNMQNKTDVILIGAGVMSATLGSLLKEVQPDWEIKVFEKLASAGEESSNEWNNAGTGHAALCELNYTSLKADGTMDISKAVKVNEQFQLSRQYWSYLVKQNLISNPQDFIMPIPHISFVEGKENVTFLKKRMEALSANPLFKGMEYSEDPKKLKEWMPLMMEGRTSKEPIAATKIDSGTDVNFGALTRMLFDHLEKNNVEVHYEHSVENLKRASDGSWELKIRNAKTGQVEYHHAKFVFIGGGGGSLPLLQKTGIPESKNIGGFPVSGLFLVCNNPEVVEKHHAKVYGKAKVGAPPMSVPHLDTRYINNKKTLLFGPFAGFSPKFLKTGSNLDLIGSVKPYNVMTMLSAGFKEMALTKYLIQQVLLSNENRIDELREFIPNAKSEDWEIVVAGQRVQVIKDTEAGGKGTLQFGTEVVSASDGSIAALLGASPGASTAVHVMLEVFEKCFPEQMFEWKEKIQEMIPSYGISLVENPALFDELFASTEETLFLSEGKGQKALSFH; encoded by the coding sequence ATGAGCAACATGCAGAATAAAACAGACGTTATCTTAATTGGTGCCGGTGTCATGAGCGCGACTTTGGGTTCGTTATTAAAGGAAGTTCAACCGGATTGGGAAATTAAAGTGTTCGAAAAGCTAGCTAGTGCAGGGGAAGAAAGCTCGAACGAGTGGAACAATGCCGGGACGGGACATGCAGCCTTATGCGAGCTTAACTATACGTCATTAAAAGCCGATGGAACCATGGACATCAGCAAGGCAGTAAAAGTGAACGAGCAATTCCAGCTTTCACGCCAATACTGGTCCTATTTAGTTAAACAAAACCTAATTAGCAATCCACAAGACTTTATCATGCCAATTCCACATATCAGCTTTGTAGAGGGCAAAGAAAATGTCACGTTTTTGAAAAAACGTATGGAAGCGCTATCAGCAAACCCGCTGTTTAAAGGAATGGAATACTCCGAAGACCCTAAGAAGCTCAAGGAATGGATGCCTCTTATGATGGAAGGCCGCACGTCAAAGGAGCCGATTGCAGCAACGAAGATCGACTCTGGAACAGATGTGAATTTCGGTGCGTTGACGCGCATGTTATTTGACCATTTGGAGAAAAACAACGTGGAAGTTCATTATGAACATAGCGTGGAAAATCTTAAACGTGCAAGCGACGGTTCTTGGGAACTGAAGATCCGCAACGCCAAAACTGGTCAAGTCGAGTACCACCATGCCAAGTTCGTATTCATCGGCGGTGGAGGCGGGAGTCTGCCATTACTGCAGAAAACCGGTATCCCGGAGTCGAAGAATATCGGCGGTTTCCCGGTTAGCGGACTGTTCTTAGTATGCAACAATCCCGAGGTCGTGGAAAAGCATCACGCAAAAGTATACGGAAAGGCAAAAGTTGGCGCGCCGCCAATGTCTGTGCCGCATCTTGATACTAGATATATTAATAACAAAAAGACCTTGCTGTTTGGACCATTTGCAGGGTTCTCGCCAAAGTTCTTGAAAACCGGCTCCAACCTGGACTTGATCGGCTCCGTAAAGCCATACAACGTCATGACCATGCTTTCTGCTGGATTCAAGGAAATGGCCCTGACCAAGTATTTGATTCAACAGGTGTTGTTATCCAATGAAAATCGCATAGATGAGTTGCGCGAATTTATCCCGAACGCGAAAAGCGAAGATTGGGAAATTGTTGTTGCAGGTCAACGAGTTCAAGTCATCAAAGATACGGAAGCTGGCGGCAAAGGGACGCTTCAATTTGGTACAGAAGTGGTTAGTGCATCCGACGGCTCCATCGCCGCATTGCTGGGTGCATCTCCAGGAGCTTCCACAGCCGTCCACGTCATGCTCGAAGTATTTGAAAAATGCTTCCCAGAGCAAATGTTTGAATGGAAAGAGAAAATTCAAGAAATGATCCCGAGCTACGGCATATCTTTAGTAGAGAACCCGGCGCTGTTTGATGAGCTTTTCGCCTCCACAGAGGAAACCCTCTTTCTTAGTGAAGGGAAGGGGCAAAAGGCGCTTTCCTTTCATTAA
- a CDS encoding RNA helicase has protein sequence MELIYYLHDRGSYEPIFEYKKGKISEDEIYARQLCTFFIKEGIQYKLICNEGSLDNNSETITVEKDEVARNFYKEKSYPAGIHMEFREYKYLQDMPVLHTQTLESHWEAIKFLLKDIVHLPGIGECHVDSTEIDEDRQCYVFYIGKIVKET, from the coding sequence ATGGAACTGATCTATTACTTACACGACAGAGGAAGTTATGAGCCAATATTCGAATACAAAAAAGGAAAAATCAGCGAAGATGAAATCTATGCAAGGCAGCTTTGTACTTTTTTCATAAAAGAAGGAATACAATATAAATTAATATGCAATGAGGGCTCCTTAGATAACAATTCTGAAACAATTACGGTAGAAAAAGATGAGGTGGCAAGGAACTTCTACAAGGAAAAATCGTACCCTGCTGGTATTCACATGGAATTTCGTGAATACAAATACCTTCAAGATATGCCAGTCCTTCATACTCAAACATTAGAAAGTCACTGGGAAGCTATCAAATTTTTGTTAAAGGATATCGTTCACCTCCCTGGGATTGGTGAGTGCCATGTTGACTCAACGGAAATCGATGAAGACCGTCAATGCTATGTTTTTTATATAGGGAAGATTGTGAAAGAAACTTAG
- a CDS encoding pirin family protein: protein MKTGKKLIRDHWKVQYKNPGYPHVQQGWILPPDRMREYDPFILMADDWFKRGTFSDHPHRGFQTITYVVDGRLEHTDNQGGHSVLHAGDVQYMNAGSGARHAEEAVDEDVIHTLQLWLNLPKSLKQTESSYQNVFLEDAPLVDLAGGSLRVYSGSAEGVTGPMNSLVPINMFEIYLRAGERYSLELPANHNGHIYMLQGEMTFGGEGGVALGKTEAGLLSYDEFADDGAVELLEITAAAQERSRVLIYTGKPIGEPIVARGPFVMNTEEEIVEAFEDFRAGRVGGRV from the coding sequence ATGAAAACAGGTAAAAAGCTGATCAGAGACCATTGGAAAGTGCAATATAAAAATCCCGGCTACCCGCATGTTCAACAGGGTTGGATATTGCCTCCCGACCGAATGCGCGAATACGACCCATTTATTTTAATGGCGGACGATTGGTTTAAACGGGGAACCTTCTCCGACCACCCTCACCGTGGGTTTCAAACTATTACTTATGTAGTGGACGGAAGGCTCGAACATACTGATAATCAGGGCGGTCACTCTGTGTTGCACGCTGGCGACGTTCAGTACATGAATGCCGGAAGCGGCGCCCGCCATGCAGAGGAAGCGGTCGATGAGGATGTCATTCATACGCTGCAACTCTGGCTCAATTTGCCGAAGAGCTTGAAACAAACGGAGTCCTCTTATCAGAATGTATTTTTGGAAGATGCTCCTTTGGTAGACTTGGCTGGTGGCTCTTTACGGGTCTACTCAGGAAGCGCAGAGGGCGTGACAGGTCCGATGAACTCATTGGTTCCCATCAATATGTTTGAGATTTACTTGCGAGCAGGTGAGCGATACTCCTTGGAATTGCCTGCGAACCATAACGGTCATATTTATATGCTGCAAGGCGAGATGACTTTTGGTGGCGAGGGAGGCGTGGCATTAGGGAAAACCGAGGCGGGACTGTTGTCTTACGATGAGTTCGCGGATGACGGTGCGGTTGAATTGCTTGAGATAACGGCGGCGGCTCAGGAGCGGTCCAGGGTGCTTATTTATACAGGGAAACCAATTGGGGAGCCGATTGTCGCGAGAGGCCCTTTTGTGATGAACACCGAGGAGGAAATCGTGGAGGCGTTTGAGGATTTTAGAGCGGGGAGGGTCGGTGGGCGGGTGTAG
- a CDS encoding aminotransferase yhxA, which produces MTKTNKVLTSVSATVFALGMTGCGSGYEESSSLPPEPFDDRCNEYEWDNEEGVYQCDDDSSSYYRHYYHGGSFFGNKSSLKKDSSYKNYRNSSTFQSNTTPSKGFGSGSSYSGG; this is translated from the coding sequence ATGACAAAAACGAACAAAGTTTTAACAAGTGTGTCTGCCACCGTATTCGCTTTGGGCATGACTGGTTGCGGTTCCGGTTACGAAGAATCCAGTTCGCTTCCGCCAGAGCCGTTCGATGATCGCTGTAATGAGTATGAATGGGATAATGAAGAAGGCGTTTATCAATGCGATGATGATTCATCAAGTTATTACCGCCACTATTATCACGGAGGAAGCTTTTTTGGAAATAAATCTTCCTTAAAAAAAGATTCATCCTATAAAAACTATCGAAACAGCTCCACTTTTCAGTCCAACACAACGCCGAGTAAAGGATTTGGCAGTGGTTCTTCCTACAGTGGAGGATGA
- a CDS encoding YkvA family protein, translated as MWRFVRRLKFIFTFWRFIPFLIDYFRSGEVPGAKKIVGVVLLLAYVVFPFDLIPDYLLVFGVLDDVMVVTFVLERIVKMAPASLKEKYKLLEK; from the coding sequence ATGTGGAGGTTCGTCAGACGTTTAAAGTTTATTTTCACTTTTTGGAGGTTCATTCCTTTTTTAATAGATTATTTTAGATCAGGCGAAGTACCCGGGGCGAAAAAGATAGTGGGTGTGGTGCTTCTGCTCGCTTATGTGGTTTTCCCTTTTGATTTGATTCCGGATTATCTTCTGGTCTTTGGTGTGTTGGATGATGTGATGGTCGTGACGTTTGTGTTGGAGCGGATTGTGAAGATGGCACCTGCTTCGTTGAAGGAGAAGTATAAGCTTTTGGAGAAGTAA
- a CDS encoding peptide-methionine (S)-S-oxide reductase yields MEVVYLAGGCLWGVQAFIKTLPGVRFTEAGRANGTSHTLEGEYDGYAECVKTEFEPNVVTLTRLMEYYFEIIDPYSLNQQGEDVGEKYRTGVYSEESKQLEEARAFINNRADCDRIVVEVLPLKNYVRSAEEHQDRLTRCPDDYCHIPEGLLSKYKKG; encoded by the coding sequence ATGGAAGTAGTATATCTTGCTGGTGGATGTCTCTGGGGTGTACAGGCGTTTATTAAAACGTTGCCTGGTGTTAGGTTTACGGAAGCAGGAAGAGCGAATGGCACAAGCCATACACTTGAGGGCGAGTATGATGGGTATGCGGAATGTGTAAAAACGGAGTTTGAACCGAATGTTGTCACTTTGACTAGGTTAATGGAGTATTACTTTGAAATAATTGATCCGTATAGTTTGAATCAACAAGGAGAGGATGTTGGGGAGAAATACAGAACGGGAGTCTATAGTGAAGAAAGTAAACAGCTAGAAGAGGCGAGGGCGTTTATTAATAATCGAGCGGATTGCGACCGTATAGTGGTGGAAGTGTTGCCTCTTAAAAACTATGTGAGAAGTGCTGAAGAACATCAAGATAGGTTAACTAGATGCCCAGATGATTATTGTCATATACCAGAAGGGTTATTGAGTAAATATAAGAAGGGCTGA
- a CDS encoding DMT family transporter, which produces MNGKLAPFFILFAAVLWGTTGTAQTFAPEAAHPVAVGAARLAVGGVFLLILVFLTGGLSLTNWPLRATFLAALSMALFQPLFFTAVTVTGVAIGTVVAIGSAPVLSGFLEWLFLKRLPSRIWWSSTFLSILGCLMLFLNKDSVVVDPIGVLMALGAGLSFAVYAIVSRDLAGKFPSLSIVAVVFTLSAVFLAPFMLVFDMTWVTDVRGWSIVLYLGVMTTGVAYILFARGLMHVSSSTAVTLALAEPLTAALFGVFLLGENLNATSWIGMVLLLLGIGLLIIGTNGGANGTDNSPRLFFKA; this is translated from the coding sequence TTGAACGGAAAATTAGCTCCTTTTTTTATTTTATTTGCCGCTGTCCTTTGGGGGACGACTGGTACGGCGCAGACTTTTGCGCCTGAAGCAGCGCATCCAGTTGCCGTAGGGGCTGCCCGCTTAGCGGTTGGGGGTGTTTTTTTATTAATTCTTGTTTTTCTGACTGGCGGTTTGAGCCTAACGAATTGGCCGCTCCGGGCGACGTTTCTTGCGGCGCTAAGCATGGCGCTGTTTCAGCCTTTGTTTTTCACTGCCGTGACGGTAACAGGTGTGGCGATTGGAACGGTGGTTGCGATAGGGAGTGCCCCGGTGTTATCGGGGTTTCTCGAATGGCTCTTTCTCAAAAGGCTTCCGAGTAGAATTTGGTGGAGTTCGACTTTTTTGTCTATTTTGGGCTGCCTGATGCTTTTTCTCAATAAAGATTCTGTCGTGGTCGATCCCATAGGCGTGTTAATGGCATTAGGAGCCGGGCTTTCGTTTGCCGTATATGCCATTGTTAGCAGGGACCTGGCAGGGAAATTCCCGTCTCTTTCTATTGTCGCAGTGGTGTTTACACTTAGCGCCGTTTTTTTAGCCCCGTTTATGCTTGTATTTGATATGACATGGGTGACGGATGTGCGTGGGTGGAGCATCGTTCTTTATCTTGGTGTGATGACAACGGGAGTAGCTTACATACTTTTTGCAAGAGGCCTTATGCATGTTTCCTCTTCCACGGCGGTTACGCTTGCTTTGGCAGAGCCGTTGACGGCGGCTTTATTCGGGGTGTTTTTGCTTGGGGAAAACTTGAATGCTACTTCTTGGATAGGAATGGTGCTATTGCTGCTTGGAATTGGGTTGTTGATAATTGGGACTAATGGTGGGGCCAATGGGACAGATAATTCCCCCCGTCTATTCTTTAAAGCGTAG
- a CDS encoding potassium channel family protein has product MWILQRVFKNVIKTNNFALVLISIIVIGGSSLVMHLLEPATFPTVFEGLWWTMTTVTTVGYGDVSPETVAGKIFAMFLFIFGIGLIGVLIGKVVNLLSLYSKWKEHGKLTSKKTNHFIFVGWTEKTERAMSEILEENQNAQIVLIDSKKTNPCDLEIDYVQGDASEDAILLKANVLEAKSVTIFSDDLIEDASLSDGKTLLVASSVERLSKLHNKNIYTIVELRKEKSIPNFSHANVDEFVISGETASRLMAKATLYNGSTHLFSQLTSRMHGDNIYEIAADPSWITYKQAFLEILDKGATLLSNGKDLNINRRLDEKIPSGAKLYIICDKNTYESKFKAG; this is encoded by the coding sequence GTGTGGATACTACAGAGAGTATTTAAGAACGTCATAAAGACAAATAATTTCGCGCTTGTGTTAATCTCCATCATTGTTATTGGGGGAAGTTCCCTGGTCATGCATCTATTAGAACCGGCAACGTTTCCGACTGTTTTTGAAGGACTATGGTGGACGATGACGACTGTTACCACAGTGGGTTACGGGGATGTCTCTCCGGAAACAGTTGCGGGTAAGATTTTCGCCATGTTTTTATTCATCTTTGGCATTGGCCTTATTGGTGTATTGATTGGAAAAGTTGTTAATCTATTATCACTGTATAGCAAATGGAAGGAGCATGGTAAGTTGACTAGTAAAAAGACCAATCATTTTATATTTGTTGGCTGGACAGAGAAGACAGAAAGAGCGATGTCCGAAATTCTGGAGGAAAACCAGAACGCGCAAATTGTGTTAATAGATTCTAAAAAAACAAACCCTTGTGATTTAGAGATTGATTACGTCCAAGGAGATGCGAGTGAAGACGCGATATTGTTAAAGGCAAACGTTCTGGAAGCAAAATCAGTGACCATTTTTTCAGACGACTTGATCGAAGATGCCTCACTTTCTGATGGGAAAACCTTGCTTGTGGCATCTTCTGTAGAACGACTTTCAAAGTTACATAACAAAAACATCTATACAATTGTTGAGCTCCGAAAAGAAAAAAGCATTCCGAATTTCTCCCACGCCAATGTAGATGAGTTCGTCATCTCTGGCGAAACCGCATCTCGTTTGATGGCTAAGGCAACTTTGTATAATGGATCCACGCATCTTTTTAGTCAGTTAACCAGTAGAATGCATGGCGATAATATATATGAAATTGCTGCGGACCCTTCTTGGATTACATACAAGCAAGCATTTCTCGAGATTCTTGATAAAGGGGCAACTCTTTTATCAAACGGAAAAGATTTAAATATTAATAGAAGATTAGATGAGAAAATTCCAAGCGGTGCGAAGCTCTATATTATCTGTGATAAGAATACCTATGAATCAAAGTTTAAAGCGGGGTAA
- a CDS encoding glutathionylspermidine synthase family protein — protein sequence MKEQVYQTERQAYYAKFPTFWSNLYDQEYALYSVYEIEPEEAEDIRNVANRVGRIFSKMAKLLRGLEKETLLELGYPIETIPYLSCKEIVAESIISRVDLVKTNDTYKVLEINSDTPTFIKELFQMNGEVCKEFGRVDPNGHEEERLGRAVKNAIFESYQALEKKEFPHIVFTSHDENFEDKQTVLYLKDICRLPSQYVPLHKLKIIEGEALLDEEGRKIDVLYRQTFPIESLILDKDAETGASVGLQLLELVRLKKLAIVNPLSAFLLQSKAVQAIIWGLHEQRSEFFTKEEHKWIGEYFLATYLEPTPFLSAGKKYVEKPTFGREGDSVKIYAPSGEKVEEDPNNSYVDYVQVYQEYVDLPKISFQTEIGWKDGHMMIGAFLVNEQASAFGYRLGKQIIDNLSYFMPVGFKQIKE from the coding sequence ATGAAAGAGCAAGTGTATCAAACAGAGCGTCAAGCATATTACGCCAAGTTCCCAACATTCTGGAGCAATCTTTATGATCAAGAATATGCACTCTATTCTGTATACGAAATCGAGCCGGAAGAGGCAGAGGATATTCGGAATGTGGCCAATAGGGTGGGACGTATTTTCTCGAAAATGGCGAAGCTACTGCGGGGTCTGGAGAAAGAAACTCTTCTTGAACTTGGGTACCCAATAGAGACCATTCCTTATCTATCATGTAAAGAGATTGTGGCGGAGTCCATTATATCCCGGGTGGACCTTGTTAAAACAAATGATACATATAAAGTATTGGAGATTAATAGTGACACGCCCACCTTTATTAAAGAGTTATTTCAAATGAATGGGGAAGTGTGTAAAGAGTTTGGTAGGGTTGACCCAAATGGCCATGAAGAGGAACGTCTAGGGAGAGCTGTGAAAAATGCCATCTTTGAGAGCTATCAGGCTTTGGAGAAAAAGGAGTTCCCGCATATTGTTTTTACTTCTCATGATGAAAATTTTGAGGATAAACAAACGGTATTATATTTAAAAGATATTTGTAGACTCCCATCCCAATATGTTCCCCTCCACAAGCTGAAAATTATAGAAGGGGAAGCTTTGTTGGATGAAGAAGGAAGAAAGATTGATGTACTGTATCGCCAGACATTCCCGATAGAGTCGCTCATTTTAGATAAAGATGCCGAGACTGGCGCGAGTGTAGGCCTTCAGTTATTGGAATTGGTCCGCTTAAAGAAGCTGGCCATCGTCAACCCATTAAGTGCATTTCTTTTACAATCAAAGGCAGTGCAAGCGATTATTTGGGGGCTTCATGAACAAAGAAGCGAGTTTTTTACAAAAGAGGAACATAAGTGGATTGGGGAGTATTTCCTCGCAACCTACTTAGAGCCCACACCTTTCCTGTCAGCAGGAAAAAAATATGTAGAAAAGCCGACTTTTGGCAGAGAAGGCGATTCTGTCAAAATATATGCACCTTCTGGGGAAAAGGTAGAGGAAGATCCAAACAACAGTTATGTTGACTATGTTCAGGTCTACCAAGAGTATGTTGATTTGCCAAAAATTTCGTTTCAAACAGAAATTGGATGGAAAGATGGCCATATGATGATTGGTGCTTTTCTGGTAAATGAACAAGCAAGTGCATTTGGGTACCGTTTAGGAAAACAAATTATTGATAACCTATCTTATTTTATGCCTGTAGGGTTTAAACAAATTAAGGAGTGA
- a CDS encoding GGDEF domain-containing protein, translated as MNAFLKNAYQSHHALEIIFSSLRWFFLVLSIVVFAVQNVGNPVEWKITLFVLLVIFGFLYMGISDYYLHKTPEGSKMYDMMTKGGPFFDFVAFSALIPLTGGLESPLFPLAYLIILHVAVYWRFLGGMIAAGCFILVYSIIFFVQAQDATSLHSMIDYFSAVFFLFLIGGLGGIIVSRERKHHWENSLLVEAANRDYLTNLANHRSFQECLRNDLEKEKEFYLALTDIDKFKLINDQYGHVTGDKVLRQIGEILTSVLSNKQGKAFRYGGEEFALILYYKNEWEVKEILDEIKQAVASYVFYDKGETFSITMSFGSGKQNGERPDLLVEKVDKLLYTAKNGGRNQIVLAEVG; from the coding sequence ATGAATGCTTTTTTAAAGAATGCTTACCAGTCGCATCATGCACTGGAGATTATTTTTTCTTCTTTGCGTTGGTTTTTTCTTGTTTTATCGATCGTGGTTTTTGCCGTTCAAAACGTGGGAAACCCTGTGGAATGGAAGATTACGTTATTTGTATTGTTAGTGATTTTTGGTTTTCTATATATGGGCATATCAGATTACTATTTACATAAAACACCTGAAGGGTCAAAGATGTACGACATGATGACAAAGGGTGGCCCGTTTTTTGATTTTGTGGCTTTTTCAGCCTTGATCCCGTTAACTGGAGGCTTGGAAAGTCCGCTTTTTCCGTTAGCTTATTTAATTATTTTACATGTGGCAGTTTACTGGCGTTTTCTCGGAGGTATGATTGCAGCCGGTTGCTTTATTTTGGTATACTCCATTATTTTCTTCGTCCAGGCACAAGACGCAACGTCTTTACATAGCATGATTGACTATTTTAGTGCTGTGTTCTTTTTATTCCTCATTGGTGGTTTGGGGGGAATCATTGTTTCTAGAGAACGAAAACACCATTGGGAAAATAGCTTGTTGGTGGAAGCGGCAAACCGGGATTACCTTACGAATCTAGCAAATCACCGTTCTTTCCAAGAATGTCTGCGAAACGACCTAGAAAAGGAAAAAGAGTTTTATCTTGCCCTGACTGACATTGATAAATTTAAATTGATTAATGACCAATATGGACATGTTACGGGAGACAAAGTCCTCCGGCAGATTGGGGAAATCCTAACCTCTGTTCTATCTAACAAGCAAGGAAAGGCTTTCCGCTATGGAGGAGAGGAATTTGCGCTTATTCTCTATTATAAAAATGAATGGGAAGTAAAAGAAATTCTTGATGAGATCAAACAAGCAGTAGCAAGCTACGTATTCTATGATAAAGGCGAAACATTCTCTATCACGATGAGCTTTGGTTCCGGCAAGCAAAACGGGGAACGCCCTGACCTCTTAGTGGAAAAAGTAGATAAACTGCTTTATACAGCAAAAAATGGCGGGAGAAACCAGATTGTGTTGGCAGAGGTTGGGTAA